Part of the Kitasatospora sp. NBC_00374 genome is shown below.
CTGGTCCAACAGCCTCCCGTTCCGCCGGGAGACACCCGCCGGCACGTTCGAGATGGCCTTCCTCGGCGGCGTGCTCGGCATCGAACGGGACGGTGAGCCGTTCGCGGGCGTCGATGAGCGCGTGGACGGCCACCGCGACTTGCTGACGAAAAGTCAGCAAGTTCCGCGCGGTGTCTTGACGGTGCATGGACACGGCTCTACAACGTAGTCAGCTCCCCGATCCCCCACCGCCCCCGGGAGCAGTGAAAGTTCGTCTTCTCGATCCCCCTCACCGAGGAAGAGGCTTTCCCATGCGTGTTCACCGCCACCTTGCCGTCGCCGTCACCTTCGCCGCCGCCCTCTCGCTGGGCGCGGTCCCTGCCTCCGCGTCGCCGGGCCCCGCCGTCACCACTTCGGTGCTGACCACCGGCAGCGCGGGCGGCACCGCCGTCGCGGCGGGCGATGCGCTCGCCGCACCGCTCGCCGCGAACACCCGCGCCACCTTCTACTCGACCGCGACCAGCGCGACCGGCGTCACCTGCACCGTCTCCCAGCTCTCGGCCAAGGTGCTGAGCAACCCGGCGGCGCCCGGCACGGCGACCGGGTCACTGACCGGGCTGACCTTCGGCTCGTGCACCAGCAACGTCACCGGTGTCACCTCGGTCCGCAGCCTGACGGTCGGGAACCTCCCCTACGGCGTCGCCGTCGACGACGGTGCCGGGCTCCCGGTCACCCTCACCGGCGGAACCGCCGGGCCGATCCAGGCCACCGCCGTGCTCAACAGCTGGTTCGGCACCCTCACCTGCACCTACCAGCTCAGCGGCGCGTTCACCGGCAACGCCGACAACGCCGCCCACAGCCTGGCCTTCCGCAACGAGCACTTCGCCAAGAGCGGCGGCTCGGCCCTCTGCCCCGCCGACGGCTACTTCTCCGCCACCTACGGCCCCGTGACCGACACCACCCAGCC
Proteins encoded:
- a CDS encoding Tat pathway signal sequence domain protein — its product is MRVHRHLAVAVTFAAALSLGAVPASASPGPAVTTSVLTTGSAGGTAVAAGDALAAPLAANTRATFYSTATSATGVTCTVSQLSAKVLSNPAAPGTATGSLTGLTFGSCTSNVTGVTSVRSLTVGNLPYGVAVDDGAGLPVTLTGGTAGPIQATAVLNSWFGTLTCTYQLSGAFTGNADNAAHSLAFRNEHFAKSGGSALCPADGYFSATYGPVTDTTQPGGPAVYVN